From the Microaerobacter geothermalis genome, one window contains:
- the ahbD gene encoding heme b synthase codes for MNHMMLKGGEFVPRLIFWELTEGCNLKCIHCRATAQPTRNEEELSTEEAFRIIDEIASFAKPILVLTGGEPLYRPDIFEIASYATSKGIHVALASNGTLINEEIAVKVKEAGVQRVSISLDGSCAATHDGFRGIPGSFDAALRGAAQLQKQGVPVQFNTTITKHNIDEVKDIFQLALDQKVVALHLFMLVPVGCGVQIADDQMLPADQYEEVLGWFYEQSRTTSLEIKATCAPHYYRIMRQKAKERGERITPVTHGMAAMTKGCLAGTGVCFISHKGKVQPCGYLPMEAGNLKKQSVQEVWEESPLFQQLRNPSLLEGKCGVCEFINVCSGCRARAFSETGNVLAEEPYCIYQPQGVVG; via the coding sequence ATGAATCATATGATGCTAAAGGGCGGGGAATTTGTTCCTCGGCTTATTTTTTGGGAATTAACGGAAGGGTGTAATCTGAAATGCATTCACTGCCGGGCCACCGCACAGCCAACAAGAAATGAAGAAGAATTAAGCACAGAGGAAGCTTTCCGAATCATTGATGAAATCGCTTCTTTCGCAAAACCAATTCTTGTCCTGACAGGGGGGGAACCATTATACCGCCCAGATATTTTTGAAATTGCTTCCTATGCGACAAGCAAAGGAATACACGTGGCCTTGGCTTCTAATGGAACTTTGATAAATGAAGAGATAGCGGTAAAAGTGAAGGAAGCGGGAGTTCAAAGGGTTTCCATCAGTTTGGACGGCTCCTGTGCGGCTACCCATGACGGATTCCGTGGAATTCCCGGTTCCTTTGATGCGGCCTTAAGGGGTGCTGCTCAGCTTCAAAAACAGGGGGTTCCTGTTCAATTTAATACTACAATCACAAAGCATAATATAGACGAAGTAAAGGATATTTTCCAATTGGCCTTGGATCAAAAAGTGGTGGCCCTTCATCTTTTTATGTTGGTGCCGGTGGGTTGTGGAGTTCAGATTGCTGATGATCAAATGCTGCCTGCGGATCAATATGAAGAAGTATTGGGATGGTTTTATGAGCAATCGAGAACCACCTCATTGGAGATTAAAGCCACCTGTGCTCCCCATTACTATCGGATTATGAGGCAGAAAGCCAAGGAAAGGGGAGAAAGAATCACTCCGGTAACCCACGGCATGGCGGCCATGACCAAAGGGTGCCTGGCTGGAACAGGAGTATGCTTTATTTCCCATAAGGGTAAGGTACAGCCCTGCGGCTATCTTCCTATGGAAGCAGGCAATCTGAAGAAGCAAAGTGTCCAGGAGGTATGGGAAGAATCTCCATTGTTTCAACAGCTACGAAATCCTTCTCTTCTGGAAGGGAAATGCGGGGTTTGTGAATTTATCAATGTATGCTCTGGCTGCAGGGCCAGAGCCTTTTCAGAAACTGGCAATGTGCTGGCGGAGGAGCCCTATTGCATATACCAGCCTCAGGGAGTGGTGGGGTAA
- a CDS encoding DUF2642 domain-containing protein, whose amino-acid sequence MIFYKQFLGKVVDVEISGNKKSTGILIDTGQDLLVIYNGEHYQYIPSSHIQHLKPNTNNNSNISNHTDPPFDNENELTYRKVLNNAKGLFVEINVGDQLSIHGYLINILTDYFVVYSPVYGLIFIQLFHVKCIVPYLYDQIPYSMEGQFLPINPLANISLVRTFEQQLKKLEGKLVVFDIGLKENKIGLLRKVENGIGELVTARGKEYYWNIHHLKTAHIPNV is encoded by the coding sequence TTGATATTTTATAAACAATTCTTAGGAAAAGTAGTTGATGTAGAGATATCTGGTAATAAAAAAAGTACTGGGATTCTTATTGATACAGGTCAAGATTTATTAGTAATTTATAATGGTGAGCACTATCAATATATTCCATCATCTCATATACAACATTTAAAACCAAATACAAACAATAATTCCAATATCTCAAACCATACTGATCCCCCTTTTGACAACGAGAACGAGCTAACTTATCGGAAAGTGTTGAACAATGCGAAGGGATTATTTGTTGAGATTAATGTGGGCGATCAATTATCTATCCATGGTTATTTAATTAATATACTAACCGATTATTTCGTGGTATATTCCCCGGTATATGGATTAATATTCATTCAACTCTTTCATGTAAAATGTATTGTTCCATATCTTTATGATCAAATTCCTTATTCTATGGAAGGTCAATTCCTTCCCATCAATCCCTTGGCCAATATTTCACTGGTTAGAACATTTGAACAACAATTAAAAAAATTAGAAGGAAAATTGGTTGTTTTTGATATAGGTTTAAAAGAAAATAAGATCGGATTGTTAAGGAAGGTGGAAAATGGAATTGGTGAATTGGTTACAGCACGAGGTAAAGAATATTATTGGAATATACATCACTTAAAAACTGCTCATATTCCAAATGTTTGA
- a CDS encoding arsenic transporter codes for MVDIQTVFTLTIFFFTILFILWKPFGINEYVPTSIGAAILFAVGIVPFVDLYQIFGIVSGASITILSTIIMSIVLESIGFFKWASINLANKANGSGNVLYWYIILLSFLMTIFFNNDGSILITTPIIIQTLTLLNLKTHQKIPYLLSSALIATGSSAPIGVSNLANLIALKIVGLDLNSYAAMMFLPSMVGIFTIAFLLFVYYKKDIPKRVPILPNASVFLIDSGHSNSSVNQKLHPLAVDLSSQPSPDWKMFKICIIIVILVRMSFFLLAPLGVPTEIPAIAGAILLLAIRWYRTGESILDILKKTPWHILLFAFSMYVIIYALNNVGLTSLIVDYLGEKVSSGNFNAIFIMGLMLTVLSNLANNLPSIMIGTLSLTEMGLDIPTLQVAYLANVIGADIGSLILPMGTLASLIWMFILKQNHIPFSWGQYIRVTIIIIPIGLIISLLSLYLWVDWIYF; via the coding sequence ATGGTTGACATCCAAACCGTTTTCACCCTTACAATTTTCTTTTTTACGATATTGTTCATCCTATGGAAACCTTTTGGAATTAACGAATATGTACCAACGTCTATTGGAGCTGCAATATTATTCGCTGTTGGTATTGTTCCTTTTGTAGACTTGTACCAGATATTCGGTATCGTAAGTGGAGCTTCAATAACCATTCTATCTACTATCATTATGTCTATCGTATTGGAAAGCATTGGTTTTTTTAAATGGGCAAGTATTAACTTAGCAAACAAAGCAAATGGGTCTGGAAACGTACTTTACTGGTACATCATTCTTCTTAGTTTCCTAATGACAATATTTTTCAATAACGATGGAAGTATTCTCATTACCACGCCAATTATTATACAAACTCTAACGCTGTTAAATTTGAAAACACATCAAAAAATCCCCTATTTATTGTCAAGCGCTTTAATTGCAACGGGTTCAAGTGCGCCCATTGGAGTCAGTAATTTAGCTAACTTAATCGCATTAAAAATTGTGGGCCTTGATTTAAATTCTTATGCGGCGATGATGTTTTTACCATCCATGGTTGGTATTTTCACCATAGCGTTTTTGCTTTTTGTTTATTATAAAAAAGATATTCCAAAAAGAGTACCGATTTTACCAAATGCCTCTGTTTTTTTAATAGACTCAGGACATTCAAACTCAAGTGTAAACCAAAAACTACATCCCTTAGCCGTTGATCTCAGTTCCCAACCTTCCCCCGATTGGAAAATGTTTAAAATTTGTATCATCATCGTCATTCTGGTTAGAATGAGCTTTTTTTTACTTGCCCCCCTAGGAGTCCCCACCGAAATTCCTGCAATCGCTGGAGCGATTCTTTTATTGGCAATTCGATGGTATCGAACGGGAGAAAGCATCCTTGATATTCTTAAGAAAACTCCATGGCATATCCTTTTATTTGCTTTTAGTATGTATGTAATTATTTATGCATTAAACAATGTAGGCTTAACCTCATTAATCGTTGATTATCTTGGGGAAAAAGTTTCTTCCGGAAATTTTAATGCGATTTTTATTATGGGGCTAATGCTTACAGTTTTATCAAATCTAGCGAACAATCTTCCCTCTATCATGATAGGAACATTATCCCTTACAGAAATGGGGCTTGATATACCCACTTTACAAGTTGCTTATTTAGCTAATGTGATTGGTGCTGATATCGGATCACTTATACTACCGATGGGAACGCTCGCTTCATTAATTTGGATGTTTATCCTTAAGCAAAATCATATTCCTTTTAGTTGGGGCCAATATATAAGAGTAACAATTATTATCATCCCAATTGGATTAATCATAAGTTTGTTAAGTTTATATTTGTGGGTTGACTGGATTTATTTCTAA
- a CDS encoding YuzF family protein — MDKDLTFSNLKHFIGRVVGVDRVGHDSVYGRLIAVKPDHLIVYTLEEGFIYYQTEHVKSITTDSKDYTDLEIQYLDDIQLDYVDVEDFNSLLQTMQHRWVQINRGEHECLQGVLCNYSKSYIELIMNHEMIRVFNKHIKNISYVMKPAYEQLYNEQQSSNQENTEQSHSEQPSDNQEKNKKNEIEQTFVNLKEDEKTSIGQTIPGRPLDQQLIINQTRPILFKNQKKKKKRSSIHHVEITLKMKKKGKREKNIKLGLKNIGTFMQIGIIRDKKRSNNWAIKNIKFYKIKKKKENLFSTLWLLDEAKIGRK; from the coding sequence ATGGATAAAGATTTAACTTTTTCAAATCTCAAGCATTTTATTGGCAGAGTTGTAGGTGTAGATCGAGTAGGTCATGACTCAGTATATGGTCGTTTAATCGCTGTTAAACCAGACCATTTGATTGTATATACCCTTGAAGAAGGGTTCATTTACTATCAAACAGAACATGTCAAAAGTATTACAACAGATAGCAAGGATTATACTGACCTTGAAATTCAGTATCTAGATGATATTCAACTTGATTACGTAGATGTCGAGGACTTTAATTCTCTTCTACAAACCATGCAACATCGCTGGGTACAGATTAATCGCGGAGAACATGAGTGCTTGCAGGGAGTTCTGTGTAATTATTCTAAAAGCTATATCGAATTAATTATGAATCATGAAATGATAAGAGTATTCAATAAACACATAAAAAATATAAGCTATGTCATGAAACCTGCCTATGAACAGTTATATAATGAACAGCAATCTTCTAATCAGGAGAACACTGAACAGTCCCATTCAGAACAACCATCAGACAATCAGGAGAAGAACAAAAAGAACGAAATAGAACAAACTTTTGTAAACTTAAAAGAGGATGAAAAAACTTCTATAGGACAGACAATCCCTGGAAGGCCATTAGATCAACAGTTGATCATTAACCAAACAAGGCCGATCTTATTCAAAAATCAAAAGAAAAAGAAAAAGCGATCTTCTATCCATCATGTAGAGATCACTTTGAAAATGAAGAAAAAAGGAAAACGGGAAAAGAACATTAAATTAGGGTTAAAAAATATTGGAACATTCATGCAAATCGGAATTATTCGCGATAAAAAAAGAAGTAATAATTGGGCAATAAAAAATATTAAGTTTTACAAAATAAAGAAAAAAAAGGAGAACCTCTTCTCTACTTTATGGTTATTGGATGAAGCGAAAATTGGACGTAAGTGA
- a CDS encoding sulfurtransferase TusA family protein — protein MEITVDKVLDARGLSCPMPIVKTKKAMDDMAPGQVIEVQATDKGSVADMQGWAKSTGHQFLGTIEEDGVFKHYLRKASPEEIKEEMKYPHTITNEELQKKLEQNHKISILDVREPAEYAFGHIPGAKCIPLGELEDRINELNQNDEIYVVCRTANRSDIAAKILAEKGYKHVKNVVPGMSEWTGPTEKYEQKIKEGI, from the coding sequence ATGGAGATTACCGTAGATAAAGTATTGGATGCAAGAGGGTTGTCTTGTCCAATGCCCATTGTCAAAACAAAAAAAGCGATGGACGATATGGCGCCCGGTCAAGTGATTGAGGTACAGGCAACAGATAAAGGATCTGTGGCAGACATGCAAGGGTGGGCCAAAAGTACGGGTCACCAATTTTTAGGAACTATAGAGGAAGACGGTGTTTTTAAACACTATCTTAGAAAAGCAAGCCCAGAAGAAATCAAAGAAGAAATGAAATACCCCCATACGATTACCAATGAAGAATTGCAAAAAAAGTTGGAGCAGAATCACAAAATTTCTATCCTTGATGTGAGGGAGCCTGCCGAGTATGCATTTGGTCATATTCCCGGGGCTAAATGCATTCCTTTAGGCGAACTAGAAGATCGCATCAATGAATTAAATCAGAACGACGAGATCTATGTTGTGTGCCGTACGGCAAATCGGAGTGATATCGCAGCCAAAATACTTGCGGAAAAAGGTTATAAACATGTAAAAAATGTGGTTCCAGGAATGTCTGAATGGACAGGACCAACGGAAAAATATGAACAGAAAATCAAGGAGGGAATTTAA
- a CDS encoding DsrE/DsrF/DrsH-like family protein, giving the protein MSKKVAIISANGEIFDAYKVFNIATAAAATDAEVTIFFTFEGLNLIHKDAHKALPLPAGKEHFAEGFKKANVPTVEELVQMAKEMGVRLIACQMTMDVMNLKEEDFVEGIEVGGAATFLDFAYDADITLTF; this is encoded by the coding sequence ATGTCTAAAAAAGTAGCCATTATATCTGCTAACGGAGAAATTTTTGATGCTTACAAGGTGTTCAACATTGCTACTGCTGCAGCAGCAACAGATGCTGAAGTTACAATATTTTTCACCTTTGAAGGGTTGAATTTGATTCACAAAGATGCGCACAAAGCTTTACCTCTGCCTGCAGGTAAAGAGCATTTTGCAGAAGGATTTAAAAAAGCAAATGTTCCGACGGTTGAAGAGTTAGTGCAGATGGCCAAGGAAATGGGAGTGCGCTTAATTGCTTGTCAAATGACGATGGACGTTATGAATTTGAAAGAAGAAGATTTTGTCGAAGGTATTGAAGTTGGTGGAGCAGCCACATTCCTTGATTTTGCTTATGATGCTGATATTACATTAACTTTCTAA
- a CDS encoding MBL fold metallo-hydrolase — protein MGQIPALTPEQLYQKIASGEKVFVFDVRNRDEYNDWKIEGKELQSVNVPYFEIIEDEDNEVHYENLPKDAKIVVVCAKGGASEYIAEILQAKGFDVSHLEGGLLAWSEFYYPTMVAFDEKMKLFQINRYAKGCLSYMIISSGEAAVVDPGRQIQVYMDLAKKEGVKITRILDSHLHADHISGGTELAKRTGATYYLNSSEGAQVPFEPLEKHEKIKFGRVELEVLAIKTPGHTPGSVSFLVNNKFLLSGDTIFVGGLGRPDLGGKAHEWALDLYDTVFNKIRNLADDVMVLPAHFADIQEMNDHGIVGETLGNIRKSNEQMQMADKEEFTKMVATSAESSTKPPNFEDIVAINRGVKRVDADEATELEIGPNRCAVHHTS, from the coding sequence ATGGGGCAAATACCGGCACTTACTCCGGAACAATTATACCAAAAGATTGCATCTGGAGAAAAAGTTTTTGTCTTTGATGTACGAAATCGTGACGAATACAACGATTGGAAAATTGAAGGTAAAGAACTCCAATCTGTGAATGTTCCATATTTTGAAATCATTGAAGATGAGGATAATGAAGTCCATTATGAGAATTTACCGAAAGACGCAAAGATTGTTGTCGTATGTGCAAAAGGTGGTGCCTCCGAATATATTGCCGAAATTTTGCAGGCAAAAGGGTTTGATGTGTCCCATTTAGAGGGTGGCCTGCTTGCATGGAGTGAATTTTACTATCCAACAATGGTTGCCTTTGACGAAAAAATGAAACTTTTTCAAATCAACCGTTATGCTAAAGGTTGCCTCTCTTATATGATCATTTCCTCTGGAGAAGCGGCTGTAGTAGATCCAGGTAGACAAATACAAGTATATATGGATCTTGCTAAAAAGGAAGGTGTAAAAATTACCCGAATATTAGATTCTCACCTCCATGCCGATCATATTTCCGGAGGAACTGAATTAGCAAAAAGAACTGGTGCAACCTATTACCTTAATTCCAGCGAAGGAGCTCAAGTACCATTTGAGCCATTGGAAAAACATGAAAAAATAAAATTTGGTCGAGTAGAACTTGAGGTTTTGGCCATCAAAACACCTGGACATACACCGGGCAGTGTCTCATTTTTAGTCAATAATAAATTTTTGTTATCGGGTGATACCATTTTTGTCGGTGGATTGGGACGTCCGGATCTAGGAGGTAAAGCCCATGAATGGGCCTTAGATTTATACGACACGGTTTTCAACAAGATAAGAAATTTAGCAGATGATGTTATGGTCTTGCCAGCTCATTTTGCAGATATTCAGGAGATGAATGACCACGGTATTGTTGGGGAAACTCTTGGGAATATTCGAAAGAGCAATGAACAAATGCAAATGGCAGATAAAGAAGAATTCACGAAAATGGTCGCAACTTCTGCTGAAAGTTCGACCAAACCGCCAAATTTTGAAGATATTGTTGCCATTAATCGTGGTGTAAAGCGAGTCGATGCAGACGAAGCGACGGAATTAGAAATCGGACCAAACCGTTGTGCAGTTCATCATACTTCTTAA
- a CDS encoding sulfurtransferase TusA family protein has product MQSDVIVDAKGLSCPMPILKTKKAIDNAESDQVIEVHATDKGAINDLKAWANSTGHELLDHKEEGGVLKFWIRKK; this is encoded by the coding sequence ATGCAAAGTGATGTGATTGTTGATGCGAAAGGTTTATCATGTCCTATGCCTATTTTGAAAACAAAAAAAGCGATTGACAATGCTGAATCGGATCAAGTCATCGAAGTTCACGCAACGGATAAAGGAGCGATCAATGACTTAAAAGCATGGGCCAACTCAACCGGGCATGAATTGTTGGATCACAAAGAAGAAGGTGGAGTTTTAAAATTTTGGATCAGAAAAAAATAG
- a CDS encoding sulfite exporter TauE/SafE family protein, translating into MDFTFIITIFLIGFIGSFISGMVGIGGSIIKYPMLLYIPPALGFMAFTAQEVSAISAVQVFFATLAGMFAFRKGGYINKSLVLYMGISIIIGSFIGGYGSKFLPNSTINFVYGILALIAAILMFLPKKGNDDADYTQLEFNKFLAALFALVIGVLSGIVGAAGAFITVPVMLVLLKIPTRVAIASSLAITFISSIGSTVGKFLGGHMLFVPSLVMVVASTIASPLGAKISKRINTKILQWILALLIVGTVIKIWIEILT; encoded by the coding sequence GTGGATTTTACCTTTATTATTACTATATTTCTTATTGGATTTATAGGATCATTTATATCAGGCATGGTAGGAATCGGCGGATCCATCATTAAATATCCGATGCTCCTTTATATCCCGCCTGCCTTAGGTTTTATGGCATTTACTGCCCAAGAAGTTTCAGCCATCAGTGCGGTTCAGGTGTTTTTTGCCACCTTGGCAGGAATGTTTGCTTTTCGTAAAGGGGGATATATCAATAAATCTCTTGTTTTGTATATGGGGATTTCCATTATTATCGGAAGCTTTATAGGGGGGTATGGTTCCAAATTCTTACCAAACTCCACCATTAATTTTGTATATGGAATATTGGCGCTGATTGCAGCAATCCTGATGTTTTTGCCGAAAAAAGGTAATGATGATGCAGATTACACTCAACTGGAGTTTAACAAGTTTTTGGCTGCTCTTTTTGCTTTAGTTATTGGAGTTTTATCAGGGATCGTTGGTGCTGCTGGGGCATTTATCACCGTACCAGTAATGTTGGTTCTGTTAAAAATTCCAACAAGGGTAGCCATTGCTTCTTCACTGGCTATCACATTTATTTCATCGATTGGCTCGACAGTTGGGAAATTTTTGGGTGGACATATGTTATTTGTTCCCTCCCTTGTTATGGTGGTTGCCAGCACGATTGCCTCTCCTTTAGGAGCAAAAATCAGTAAAAGAATAAATACCAAGATATTACAGTGGATCTTGGCCCTTTTGATCGTGGGAACCGTTATAAAAATTTGGATAGAGATATTAACTTAA
- a CDS encoding rhodanese-like domain-containing protein yields the protein MIQANFKEQSPEEILQRLKRKEHIEILDVRELEEWMAGHIPQAKHIPLSEIPYRMKEIDPNRETIIVCRSGNRSGMACEFLAQQGYHVVNMAGGMLEWTGEIKTGR from the coding sequence ATGATTCAAGCCAACTTTAAAGAGCAATCTCCTGAAGAAATTCTTCAGCGGTTGAAAAGAAAAGAACATATTGAGATCTTGGATGTACGTGAACTCGAAGAATGGATGGCCGGGCATATACCCCAAGCCAAACATATTCCCCTCTCAGAAATTCCTTACCGGATGAAGGAGATTGACCCCAATAGAGAAACCATTATCGTATGTAGGAGCGGAAATCGCAGCGGCATGGCTTGTGAATTTCTAGCTCAGCAAGGGTATCATGTGGTGAATATGGCAGGGGGTATGCTGGAGTGGACAGGAGAGATAAAAACTGGGAGATAG
- a CDS encoding MarR family winged helix-turn-helix transcriptional regulator, whose translation MSDRDHLIHRLEIAFRIFGRQFRHQFLKSINTEISSGEFFVLNQLVQDGPLKVSDLAQTFDVSLSHITALSDKLVSKGLVERKRSEEDRRIVLLSVTEKGQEAMAHFYELKKEYLKKVFETVEEGELETVLRVFEKVQHSISQNG comes from the coding sequence ATGAGTGACCGTGATCATTTAATTCATCGACTGGAAATTGCTTTTCGTATATTTGGACGTCAGTTTCGGCACCAATTTCTAAAATCCATCAATACGGAAATCAGCAGTGGTGAATTTTTTGTATTAAATCAATTGGTTCAAGATGGACCGCTGAAAGTGTCTGATTTGGCTCAAACATTTGATGTATCGCTGAGCCATATTACAGCACTGTCCGATAAGCTGGTTTCTAAAGGTTTGGTGGAAAGAAAACGTTCTGAAGAGGACAGAAGAATTGTTCTTCTTTCTGTTACTGAAAAAGGGCAGGAAGCAATGGCTCACTTTTATGAGTTGAAGAAAGAGTATCTCAAGAAAGTGTTTGAAACGGTAGAGGAAGGTGAACTGGAAACCGTTCTTCGTGTTTTTGAAAAAGTTCAGCACTCAATCTCACAAAATGGATAA
- a CDS encoding MDR family MFS transporter yields the protein MLYHLDKRQKITIMGAIVASMLFASLNQTIIGTALPRIVAELGGMDYYSWLFTIYMLTSSITVILVGKLSDMYGRRPFMLVGLFIFILGSFLSGTSQTIFQLILYRGIQGLGAGMIMSTSFTAIGDLFSAKERGKWQGVMGAVFGLSSIIGPAFGGYIVDYWNWEWVFWVNLPIGILAFILILKLFPKTSGEKGVVDYWGSTFLVITLVPILLAFSWAGTKYDWNSYMVIGLFASAFIGLILFIIAEQKVQSPVIPLSLFRNRIYAISNLVGFLIGIGMFGTIIYIPLFVQGVLGTSATESGFILTPMMLSMVAASTISGQITSRTGKYKILALIGVAVMGVGIYLLSVMNVNTTNGEVVLNMIITGFGLGTTMPVFVLAVQNALPQNLLGVVTASNQLFRQLGGTVGVSIMGTVLAQSMVKELKQAIPTEVAPLMSSSGLAELNHPQALLDPEKVNAMQGTLPAEMIPVFQQILAAVREALSNSLNDVFLFGFIIIVISFVLTLLLREVPLRENVSKEIEEDIASAKRPATES from the coding sequence ATGTTATATCATCTGGATAAAAGGCAAAAAATAACCATCATGGGTGCAATCGTTGCTTCTATGCTATTTGCCTCCTTAAACCAAACGATTATTGGAACGGCTTTGCCACGAATTGTTGCTGAATTGGGTGGAATGGATTACTATAGTTGGTTGTTTACCATTTATATGTTAACTTCCAGCATCACCGTCATTTTGGTAGGCAAGCTTTCAGATATGTATGGCCGGAGACCGTTTATGTTGGTAGGACTTTTTATTTTTATCCTAGGTTCTTTTTTATCAGGAACCTCTCAAACGATTTTTCAGTTAATCCTCTACCGTGGAATTCAGGGATTAGGGGCCGGGATGATCATGTCCACGTCGTTTACCGCAATTGGGGATCTATTTTCTGCGAAAGAAAGGGGTAAATGGCAGGGGGTGATGGGTGCTGTATTTGGATTATCCAGTATTATCGGTCCGGCATTCGGAGGCTATATCGTTGATTATTGGAATTGGGAGTGGGTATTTTGGGTGAATTTACCCATCGGTATCCTTGCCTTTATATTAATTCTGAAACTGTTTCCGAAAACTTCAGGTGAAAAGGGGGTTGTGGATTATTGGGGGTCTACGTTTCTTGTGATCACTCTAGTGCCAATCTTATTAGCCTTTTCCTGGGCCGGCACCAAATATGATTGGAATTCTTATATGGTTATCGGATTATTTGCATCAGCTTTTATAGGTCTTATCTTATTTATCATCGCTGAGCAGAAAGTGCAAAGTCCGGTTATTCCACTTTCATTATTTAGAAATCGCATCTATGCCATCTCCAATTTGGTGGGATTTCTGATTGGTATCGGCATGTTTGGAACGATTATCTATATTCCCCTTTTCGTACAAGGAGTTTTAGGAACATCAGCGACTGAATCAGGATTTATTTTAACTCCTATGATGTTGAGTATGGTAGCTGCTAGTACCATTAGTGGTCAAATTACGTCTCGAACCGGAAAATATAAGATCTTAGCTCTGATTGGCGTTGCTGTGATGGGCGTTGGGATATATCTATTGTCTGTGATGAATGTGAATACAACCAATGGTGAAGTTGTTTTAAATATGATTATTACCGGATTTGGACTGGGAACTACCATGCCTGTTTTTGTGCTGGCTGTTCAGAACGCTTTGCCGCAAAATTTATTGGGAGTAGTAACGGCTTCCAATCAATTGTTTCGCCAATTGGGGGGGACCGTCGGAGTTTCTATTATGGGTACGGTCTTGGCACAAAGTATGGTCAAAGAATTGAAACAGGCGATCCCTACTGAGGTTGCACCACTGATGAGTTCTTCCGGATTGGCGGAGCTAAATCATCCACAAGCTTTGCTGGACCCGGAAAAGGTAAATGCTATGCAAGGAACCTTGCCTGCTGAAATGATACCTGTCTTTCAACAAATTTTAGCTGCTGTACGGGAGGCCCTTTCTAATTCCTTGAATGATGTATTTCTTTTCGGATTTATTATTATTGTCATTTCTTTTGTTTTAACTCTTCTTCTGAGAGAGGTTCCGTTGCGTGAAAATGTCTCAAAAGAGATTGAGGAGGATATTGCTTCTGCAAAACGTCCGGCTACAGAATCTTAG